ATGTATAGTTGATTATTGATGCATTTTCTCCTTTCTTAAGGAAAGGAATAGACGCTCTTGAAGCAAAAAATACTGAATCAAGATTTAAAGCCATAACAAATCTATAAAACTCTGTAGTCATTTCTTCAAACCTAGATCTTCCGCCTAAACCACCTGCATTATTAACAAGCACATCAATTCTACCATACTTTTCTCCAATTTTGTTTATGTTTGAAGTTACTTCATCTTCATTGGTAACGTCAAAACCGTAATACTCTGCTGTTATTCCAGCTGCAGTCAGTTCTTTAACACATTTAGCACCGGCTTCATCTTCAATACCATTTAAAATAACGATATATCCGTCTTTTCCTAATCTTTTTGCTACTTGAAAACCTATTCCACCTGTAGCTCCGGTTATTACAGCTACTTTTCCTTTGTTTTTACTCATCTTATAAAATTTTATGTTTTTATTAATATATTTTTCTACAATTTTTTTACCATAGGTTCAACTTTCGGTATAAATAACCACACACTAGCTAAGGTTAGAAGAGCTAATACTGCCCCAATTATAAATGCTGGTGTATAATTACCTCCACTGGTTAACCATGGCACTAAATATGTAAGACCTGCAGCGGTAAGTTTAGCTGCCATACCTGAAAATCCAGCCAACGAACCTACCGTTTTTCCACTAAAAAGATCACTAGGTAAAGTTTGAACATTTCCTATTGCTGTTTGGAAACCAAATAAAATAACTGCCATTAATATAACAGCTGTTGTTGCACCTGGGTTATCCATGTCTGATATCTCGGTAAAACCAATACTATCCAATAAACTAAGAATAGATGTTTCTATGCCCAATGGGTTTGCCATAGCTAACAATGCTGGTAACATAATTAAACAACCAAGTGTAATTACCATTTTACGTGTTCTGTCAACGTTCCAACCTTTTTTAAGTTTATTTCGGGCCAAAATTCCACCATAATAGGCTCCTGCCATCGCTCCTGCATAAGGTACCCAACCATATAGAGCCATTGACTTCACGTCCATACCATAAACTTCATTTAAATAAATTGGTATCCAGAAAACAAATAACCACCAAATTGGATCAATTGCCGCTGAAGCCAAAATGACTCCCCAACTTTGTTTATGACCAAGTAATTCTCCAGTATTTGGGTTGTATTCTTGATCTATATCTCCATCACCATCAAAATCTTCATTTTTCTGACCTGTTAAAATATATTCACGCTCTTCTTCTGTAATCCAAGGATGTTTAATTGGCGGTGCCTTAACAAGAATCCACCATGGTATCAACCAAAGTAAACCAGTCAATCCAATTAAAATAAAAATGGTTTGCCAACTAAAATAGATTGATAAAGTTGCAATTAATGGAATGGAAATAATTCCACCAATAGCTGCCCCTGAATTAAATATCCCTTGAGCAAGAGCTCGTTCATTTGTTGGAAACCATTCAGCATTACCTTTAGTAGCTCCTGGCCAGTTACCAGCTTCCGAAACTCCTAATATTGCACGGAATATTCCAAAACTCAAAATACCATTAGCAAAAGCATGTAACGCGGTAGCAACAGACCATACACCAATTGATA
The nucleotide sequence above comes from Aureibaculum algae. Encoded proteins:
- a CDS encoding SDR family NAD(P)-dependent oxidoreductase produces the protein MSKNKGKVAVITGATGGIGFQVAKRLGKDGYIVILNGIEDEAGAKCVKELTAAGITAEYYGFDVTNEDEVTSNINKIGEKYGRIDVLVNNAGGLGGRSRFEEMTTEFYRFVMALNLDSVFFASRASIPFLKKGENASIINYTSNAGWNAGGPGAGIYGTSKAGVHAITRALAKDLAEYGIRVNAVSPGTIDTPFHAQIKSTKPEVFATWKNSILLGRLGQPEEVASVVSFLASDDASFLTAETIQIGGGQALGI
- a CDS encoding MFS transporter translates to MKVKGLRWWVVALIAIATIINYIDRTSLSVLWPEIAKDLYPGHTPDETKAIYALISIIFVFSYAFGQAIFGKIFDWVGTRMGFVLSIGVWSVATALHAFANGILSFGIFRAILGVSEAGNWPGATKGNAEWFPTNERALAQGIFNSGAAIGGIISIPLIATLSIYFSWQTIFILIGLTGLLWLIPWWILVKAPPIKHPWITEEEREYILTGQKNEDFDGDGDIDQEYNPNTGELLGHKQSWGVILASAAIDPIWWLFVFWIPIYLNEVYGMDVKSMALYGWVPYAGAMAGAYYGGILARNKLKKGWNVDRTRKMVITLGCLIMLPALLAMANPLGIETSILSLLDSIGFTEISDMDNPGATTAVILMAVILFGFQTAIGNVQTLPSDLFSGKTVGSLAGFSGMAAKLTAAGLTYLVPWLTSGGNYTPAFIIGAVLALLTLASVWLFIPKVEPMVKKL